In one Bacillus thuringiensis genomic region, the following are encoded:
- a CDS encoding ATP-binding protein: MKSKAKFSIRYKIMAGYLVIILFLLISFIMLNNEISSLQKSRNFIIEHDFKVLNLTNQVEKDLLTIENKTKGFITSNDANYVQSLNAAEKDYEKHYQDLFSLLEDNPSQQEKLKQINENITSWINKEIHPLITNNNSNNVQTIDTTQIQSLQSQVTNFRSTEEQLTKKRAAQLDTENNKLEIWLYSLLFLLSCISIIISLYISNSITKTIKNVIQAIKSISSKEKITERIHVNTRDEIKDLAHTTNHLLDEISKREWLQTELAELILMYQGVSSIEMLGNKILSGVIQKTQTSCGAFYVREEIEDTVYYVKKASFAGQGPDVGKQSIKMGEGFIGQSALEKKSFILRDIPEEFRYVTTGLLEIRPKNLLVIPILFEDEVIAVMELVSVTEISDLHQDLIQQTVDNLGLTIHSIMGRMRIQTLLHESQAMTEELQVQSEELQTQAEELQMQAEELRTMNEQLESRTEEAEQKTADLQITKSELEEKASELLRSSKYKSEFLANMSHELRTPLNSILLLSEMLKENHDNHLSDDEIELATVIHSSGKDLLTLINDILDLSKVEAGKLDVIFEATNINDMAASMHQNFLHIAAQKNVEFTIEDSDTIPDLFYTDAKRIEQIIKNLLSNAFKFTETGSVSLHFDSIETTNLSPDMQSISNDWMKISVKDTGIGIAKEQHQLIFEAFQQADGATIRKYGGTGLGLSICKEFARLLGGWITLESHVGEGSTFTVYIPNLPNGLHDIQLSNLEVAATIEDVIPAEVVEETIVTPETNNVFQEKTILIVDDDHRNIFALQNALKKQHANIITAQNGIECLDILKNNTNIDLILMDIMMPNMDGYETMEHIRMNLGLHEIPIIALTAKAMPNDKEKCLSAGASDYISKPLNLHQLYSVMSVWLIK, from the coding sequence ATGAAATCGAAAGCAAAATTTAGTATTCGTTACAAAATTATGGCTGGTTATTTAGTTATCATTTTGTTCTTACTTATTTCTTTCATTATGCTAAACAATGAGATTTCCAGTTTACAAAAATCTCGTAATTTTATTATTGAGCATGATTTTAAAGTTCTTAATTTAACGAATCAAGTGGAGAAAGATTTACTCACAATTGAAAATAAAACGAAAGGATTTATCACTTCTAATGATGCAAATTACGTTCAATCCCTTAACGCTGCGGAAAAGGATTACGAAAAACATTATCAAGATCTTTTCTCATTATTAGAGGATAACCCATCTCAGCAAGAAAAATTAAAACAGATTAACGAAAACATTACTAGTTGGATTAATAAAGAGATTCACCCACTCATTACAAATAATAATAGTAATAATGTACAAACAATCGACACGACTCAAATTCAGTCCTTACAGTCACAGGTAACTAACTTCCGTAGCACTGAGGAGCAATTAACGAAAAAAAGAGCAGCACAATTAGATACTGAAAATAATAAATTAGAGATTTGGTTATACAGTTTATTGTTCTTACTTTCTTGTATTTCTATTATCATTTCACTCTATATTTCGAATTCCATTACAAAAACGATTAAAAATGTAATTCAAGCTATTAAATCCATTTCTTCTAAAGAAAAAATTACGGAAAGAATTCATGTAAACACACGTGATGAAATAAAAGATCTAGCTCACACAACGAACCACTTACTAGACGAAATATCGAAAAGAGAGTGGTTGCAAACCGAGCTTGCAGAATTAATTTTAATGTATCAAGGTGTATCTTCTATTGAGATGTTAGGTAACAAAATTCTTAGTGGGGTTATACAAAAAACGCAAACTTCTTGCGGTGCATTTTATGTTCGTGAAGAAATTGAAGACACTGTCTACTATGTGAAGAAAGCTTCTTTCGCTGGTCAAGGTCCTGATGTTGGAAAACAGTCTATTAAAATGGGTGAAGGTTTCATTGGACAGTCTGCTTTAGAAAAGAAAAGTTTTATTCTCAGGGATATACCTGAAGAATTCCGTTACGTTACTACTGGATTATTAGAAATACGCCCTAAAAACCTACTAGTCATCCCTATCTTATTTGAGGATGAAGTAATTGCAGTAATGGAGTTAGTAAGTGTAACTGAGATTTCAGACTTGCATCAAGATTTAATTCAACAAACTGTTGATAATTTAGGTTTGACAATCCATAGTATTATGGGACGTATGCGAATTCAAACTCTTTTACATGAATCACAAGCAATGACAGAAGAGCTGCAAGTTCAATCAGAAGAATTACAAACGCAAGCTGAAGAACTACAAATGCAAGCCGAAGAATTACGAACAATGAATGAACAACTAGAGTCTAGAACGGAAGAGGCGGAGCAAAAGACAGCTGACTTACAAATTACTAAATCAGAATTAGAAGAAAAAGCAAGTGAGTTATTACGTAGCTCAAAATACAAATCTGAATTTCTAGCAAATATGTCACATGAATTACGCACACCGTTAAATAGTATTTTACTATTATCTGAAATGTTAAAAGAAAATCATGATAATCATTTATCCGACGATGAAATTGAATTAGCAACCGTCATTCATTCATCAGGGAAAGATTTACTTACTTTAATTAATGACATACTAGATTTATCGAAAGTAGAAGCTGGGAAACTAGATGTAATTTTTGAAGCAACAAATATAAATGACATGGCAGCAAGTATGCATCAAAACTTTTTACATATAGCTGCACAAAAAAATGTCGAATTTACGATTGAAGATAGTGATACAATTCCTGATTTATTTTATACAGATGCAAAACGGATTGAACAAATTATTAAAAACTTATTATCCAATGCATTTAAATTCACGGAAACAGGATCCGTTTCTTTACATTTCGATTCAATAGAAACAACTAATTTAAGTCCTGATATGCAATCTATCAGTAATGATTGGATGAAAATTTCGGTAAAAGATACTGGTATTGGTATCGCTAAAGAACAGCATCAACTTATTTTTGAAGCCTTTCAACAGGCAGATGGCGCAACGATTCGGAAATATGGTGGTACAGGCTTAGGATTATCTATTTGTAAAGAATTTGCTAGATTGTTAGGTGGTTGGATTACGTTAGAGAGTCATGTAGGAGAAGGCAGTACTTTCACTGTATATATTCCTAACCTTCCAAATGGATTACATGATATACAGTTATCCAATTTAGAAGTTGCAGCAACGATAGAAGATGTTATTCCTGCTGAAGTTGTGGAAGAGACTATCGTGACTCCAGAAACAAATAACGTCTTCCAAGAGAAAACTATTTTAATTGTCGATGATGATCACCGAAATATATTTGCATTACAAAATGCATTAAAAAAACAACATGCCAACATTATTACTGCACAAAATGGTATAGAGTGTTTAGACATACTAAAAAACAA
- a CDS encoding general stress protein, with the protein MNVDRKIVGVFRTIDDAALVINELNDKGYSANNISAIAKDQKEIEHLEEKSGEKVNSETAHKADIFSATGLVAGGVAGGLGGLLTGLGILAVSGMGPIVAAGPIAAAIGGAGIGGGAGSLIGAFIGLGIPEEHAKKYEEYIYDGNILILVDAKLDDKLEIYKIFDKHNAYNSDFFK; encoded by the coding sequence ATGAATGTAGATAGAAAAATAGTAGGTGTTTTTAGAACAATTGATGATGCGGCACTCGTTATTAATGAATTAAATGATAAAGGATACTCAGCAAATAACATTTCAGCTATTGCAAAGGATCAAAAGGAAATTGAACATCTGGAAGAAAAATCGGGTGAAAAAGTGAATAGCGAAACTGCACATAAAGCAGATATCTTTTCAGCGACAGGGCTTGTAGCTGGAGGAGTAGCAGGCGGACTCGGTGGTTTATTAACAGGTCTTGGTATACTTGCCGTTTCTGGAATGGGTCCAATCGTAGCAGCAGGACCAATCGCAGCAGCTATTGGAGGAGCCGGTATTGGCGGAGGAGCTGGAAGTTTAATAGGAGCATTTATAGGATTAGGAATTCCAGAAGAACATGCTAAAAAGTATGAAGAATACATTTACGATGGCAATATATTAATTTTAGTAGATGCAAAATTAGATGATAAGTTAGAAATCTATAAAATATTCGATAAGCACAATGCGTATAACTCTGATTTCTTTAAATAA
- a CDS encoding DUF4028 family protein, giving the protein MIVKILKDSSNSFLCTVQNKNGDQYVKKWFSKHENNKELGRPTFKEVEKDWKENRESFMYPNIKALY; this is encoded by the coding sequence GTGATTGTAAAAATATTAAAGGATAGTAGTAATAGTTTCCTTTGTACAGTTCAAAATAAAAATGGAGATCAGTATGTGAAAAAATGGTTTAGTAAACATGAAAATAATAAAGAATTAGGGCGACCAACTTTTAAAGAAGTAGAAAAGGATTGGAAAGAAAATAGAGAATCGTTTATGTATCCCAATATTAAAGCGCTTTATTAA
- a CDS encoding YbjQ family protein, protein MIVTTTSGIQGKEIIEYIDIVNGEAIMGANIVRDLFASVRDVVGGRAGSYESKLKEARDIAMDEMKELAKQKGANAIVGVDVDYEVVRDGMLMVAVSGTAVRI, encoded by the coding sequence ATGATTGTAACAACAACGTCTGGAATTCAAGGTAAAGAAATTATTGAGTATATCGATATTGTAAATGGTGAAGCTATTATGGGTGCAAATATTGTCCGCGATTTATTCGCTTCTGTTCGTGATGTTGTCGGTGGTCGTGCTGGTTCGTATGAAAGCAAGCTAAAAGAAGCTCGTGATATCGCAATGGATGAAATGAAAGAACTTGCAAAACAAAAAGGTGCGAACGCTATCGTTGGTGTTGACGTAGATTACGAAGTTGTTCGTGATGGAATGTTAATGGTTGCTGTAAGTGGTACAGCTGTACGTATATAA
- a CDS encoding RNA-guided endonuclease InsQ/TnpB family protein, whose protein sequence is MILAKKVRLIPTPEQEKVLRNHAGAAKFAYNYCKRMSDRYYKLFGKSVSQLALQKRFTKIKKRKKYEWLKDINAQVPKQASRDFDAARKNSFKKYKNGSHTSYKSKKDVIQGFYANYERLIIGKKVVHIQSIGEVKTSQQLPRNKKPSNPRVTFDGRHWWISVGFQEDFELQELTNESIGVDVGLKELFVASNGMKERNINKDAKVKKLLKRKKSAQRDMSRRFKKGAKIQSAGYEKAKAEHLRLSRKITNIRTNHIHQATAKLVKTKPIRIVVEDLSISNLLKNKKLSKAFSFQKLNFFFQCLSYKCEKYGIAYVKADKWFASSKICSCCGVKYDHSVQPEGQWSLKIREWCCVSCNSHHDRDVNATINLSRWVK, encoded by the coding sequence ATGATATTGGCGAAGAAAGTTAGACTGATTCCAACGCCTGAACAAGAAAAAGTGCTTAGAAACCATGCTGGTGCTGCAAAATTTGCTTATAACTATTGTAAAAGAATGAGTGATAGATATTATAAGCTATTTGGAAAATCTGTTTCACAGTTAGCTTTACAGAAACGATTTACAAAGATCAAGAAGCGAAAGAAATATGAGTGGTTAAAAGACATTAATGCACAAGTTCCTAAACAGGCTTCAAGAGATTTTGATGCGGCGAGAAAAAATTCGTTCAAAAAGTACAAAAATGGTTCTCACACTTCTTATAAATCCAAAAAAGATGTAATCCAAGGATTTTATGCTAATTATGAAAGACTGATTATAGGAAAGAAAGTAGTTCACATTCAGTCTATTGGAGAAGTGAAAACAAGCCAACAACTACCAAGAAATAAAAAACCATCCAATCCAAGAGTTACCTTTGATGGTCGTCACTGGTGGATTAGTGTAGGGTTCCAAGAAGACTTTGAATTACAAGAACTAACGAATGAGTCGATTGGTGTGGATGTTGGTTTAAAAGAGCTTTTTGTAGCTTCTAATGGTATGAAAGAACGAAATATAAACAAAGATGCCAAGGTTAAAAAACTTTTGAAAAGGAAAAAGTCAGCACAAAGAGATATGTCTAGGAGATTTAAAAAAGGTGCAAAAATTCAATCTGCCGGATATGAAAAAGCGAAAGCTGAGCACCTGCGGTTATCTAGGAAAATTACGAATATCCGAACTAACCATATCCATCAAGCAACAGCTAAATTGGTGAAAACCAAACCAATCAGGATTGTTGTGGAAGACTTATCTATTTCAAACCTGTTAAAAAACAAAAAACTATCGAAAGCATTTTCATTTCAAAAATTAAACTTCTTCTTTCAATGTTTGTCATACAAGTGCGAGAAGTACGGCATTGCGTATGTAAAAGCTGATAAATGGTTCGCTTCAAGCAAGATTTGTTCATGTTGCGGCGTAAAATACGACCATTCAGTTCAACCAGAAGGACAGTGGAGTTTAAAAATACGTGAGTGGTGTTGTGTTTCATGTAATAGCCATCACGATAGGGATGTAAATGCTACGATAAATTTATCAAGATGGGTAAAATAA
- a CDS encoding zinc-dependent alcohol dehydrogenase family protein: MHGKHIQFHKFGNPKDVLQVEYKNIEPLKENEVLVRMLVRPINPSDLIPITGAYAHRIPLPNIPGYEGVGIVEDVGAGVTRDLIGKRVLPLRGEGTWQEYVKTSADFVVPIPDSIDDFTAAQMYINPLTAWVTCTETLNLQSNDVLLVNACGSAIGHLFAQLSQILNFRLIAVTRNNKHTEELLRLGAAYVIDTSTAPLYETVMELTNGLGADAAIDSIGGSAGNELAFSLRPNGHFLTIGLLSGIQVNWAEIVTKAKVHANIFHLRHWNKEVSPYKWQETFRHLIRLVENKQLCFMTVHSTYDLADVKAAVDVVQSAEKTKG; this comes from the coding sequence GTGCACGGAAAACACATTCAATTTCACAAGTTTGGCAACCCAAAAGATGTATTACAAGTTGAATATAAAAATATAGAACCACTAAAAGAGAATGAAGTTTTGGTCCGTATGTTAGTTAGACCGATTAATCCATCTGACTTAATTCCAATAACCGGAGCGTACGCTCATAGAATTCCTTTACCTAACATACCTGGTTATGAAGGTGTTGGTATTGTAGAAGATGTAGGTGCGGGCGTTACGAGAGACCTTATCGGTAAACGTGTTTTACCGTTACGCGGAGAAGGTACTTGGCAGGAGTATGTGAAGACGTCAGCTGATTTTGTAGTCCCTATCCCTGATTCCATCGATGATTTTACAGCGGCGCAAATGTATATTAACCCTCTTACGGCGTGGGTTACTTGTACAGAAACGTTAAACTTACAGAGTAATGACGTTTTATTAGTGAATGCTTGTGGATCCGCTATTGGACATCTATTTGCTCAGTTATCACAAATTTTAAACTTCCGATTAATTGCTGTTACAAGAAATAATAAGCATACAGAAGAATTACTGCGCCTTGGTGCTGCATATGTAATTGATACTTCCACTGCCCCGCTTTATGAAACTGTTATGGAATTAACAAACGGGCTCGGTGCGGATGCTGCAATTGATTCTATCGGGGGATCGGCTGGAAATGAATTAGCTTTCTCCTTACGTCCAAACGGGCACTTTTTAACGATCGGTCTTCTATCAGGAATACAAGTAAACTGGGCAGAAATTGTCACGAAAGCCAAAGTACACGCGAACATATTTCATTTACGACATTGGAATAAAGAAGTGTCACCATATAAATGGCAAGAAACGTTTCGTCACTTAATTCGCTTAGTAGAAAATAAGCAATTGTGTTTTATGACGGTACATTCTACGTATGACTTAGCAGATGTGAAAGCAGCAGTTGATGTTGTGCAGTCCGCTGAGAAAACGAAAGGGTAA
- a CDS encoding sensor histidine kinase translates to MKKMNSNIDVDTNVLEAVFIPRRFIVLWITLVYIASMLLEFRNNILSMDSFFFTIIIVIHTIFHWYASSLKNRQLLYFFFVQLFIVFLAAFIVPNGSIAIFVGLTPILIAQSLYVYNNIFKVMAVFTLMYAIFCTAISMNYGVNKVAILISMFLLVLAIIIPFSYINKQQYDARNRIQSYIQELESAYMRVEELTLANERQRMARDLHDTLAQGVASLIMQLEAIEAHMQKGNTGRSQEIMKQTMIRARQTLHDARLVIDDLRHTTNSFNKAVEEEVQRFSEATSIHVRFTIQSPPHISRLVKEHCLYVISECLTNIAKHSQAKDVNLKVEYSDNLEKLTIEVEDNGIGFDTGYIGKNPGHYGLIGLNERVRLINGEIHILSEKMKGTKVCIQVPINNEGDSDEV, encoded by the coding sequence ATGAAAAAAATGAATTCAAATATAGACGTGGATACAAATGTATTGGAAGCGGTATTTATTCCAAGAAGGTTTATTGTTTTATGGATTACACTCGTATATATAGCTTCAATGCTTTTAGAATTTCGTAATAATATTCTCTCAATGGATAGTTTCTTCTTCACAATAATTATTGTTATTCATACTATCTTTCATTGGTATGCAAGTTCATTAAAGAATAGACAATTGTTGTATTTCTTTTTTGTACAACTCTTCATTGTGTTTCTTGCTGCATTTATTGTACCAAATGGTTCAATAGCTATTTTTGTTGGATTAACCCCTATTTTAATTGCCCAAAGTTTATATGTTTATAACAATATATTTAAAGTAATGGCGGTTTTCACTCTCATGTATGCCATATTTTGTACTGCGATTAGTATGAATTATGGTGTGAATAAAGTAGCTATTCTTATCTCTATGTTCCTTTTAGTACTAGCAATTATTATTCCTTTTTCTTATATTAATAAGCAGCAATATGATGCACGTAATCGTATACAGAGCTACATTCAAGAGTTAGAGTCTGCATATATGAGAGTAGAAGAATTGACATTAGCTAATGAAAGGCAACGAATGGCAAGGGATTTACATGATACGTTAGCGCAAGGTGTAGCGAGCTTAATTATGCAATTGGAAGCAATAGAAGCCCATATGCAAAAAGGGAATACAGGGCGATCGCAAGAGATTATGAAACAAACTATGATAAGAGCGAGACAAACTTTACATGACGCAAGGCTGGTTATTGATGATTTGCGTCATACTACTAATTCATTTAATAAAGCTGTAGAGGAAGAAGTTCAACGTTTTTCTGAGGCTACGTCTATACATGTGAGATTTACTATTCAAAGTCCCCCGCATATTTCAAGATTAGTAAAGGAACATTGTTTATATGTAATTAGTGAATGTTTAACGAATATCGCAAAACATTCACAGGCAAAAGATGTAAATTTGAAAGTTGAATATAGTGATAACCTTGAAAAACTTACTATTGAAGTTGAAGATAATGGAATTGGTTTTGACACTGGATATATCGGTAAGAATCCTGGACATTACGGCTTAATTGGCTTAAATGAGCGAGTTCGATTGATTAATGGAGAAATACATATATTGAGTGAAAAGATGAAGGGTACGAAAGTGTGTATTCAAGTACCTATTAATAATGAAGGAGATAGCGATGAAGTATAA
- a CDS encoding response regulator: protein MKYNVLIVDDHFVVREGLKLIIETSDSFQIIGEAANGEEALSFIEKKKPDVILMDLNMPKMSGLETIEALNKKQNHTPIIILTTYNEDELMLKGIELGAKGYLLKDTDRENLFRTLEAAIRGEILLQPNIMEKIVNYKRKEVYADKVEENNLTEKELFVLKAIARGNKNKEIAFDMGIAERTVKAYLTNIYNKLGVNSRSEAVAVSIERKLIHF from the coding sequence ATGAAGTATAACGTATTAATTGTGGATGATCATTTCGTTGTAAGGGAAGGTCTGAAATTAATAATAGAAACGAGTGATTCATTTCAAATTATAGGTGAGGCTGCAAACGGAGAAGAAGCCCTTTCTTTCATAGAAAAAAAGAAACCTGATGTTATTTTAATGGATTTAAATATGCCTAAAATGAGTGGTTTAGAAACAATTGAGGCTTTAAATAAAAAACAAAATCATACGCCGATTATTATATTAACAACTTATAACGAAGATGAATTAATGTTAAAGGGAATTGAGCTAGGAGCAAAAGGATATTTGCTAAAAGATACGGATCGTGAGAATTTGTTTCGAACATTGGAAGCGGCTATTCGAGGTGAGATTTTACTACAACCTAATATTATGGAAAAGATAGTGAATTATAAAAGGAAAGAAGTATATGCTGATAAGGTTGAAGAAAATAATTTAACAGAAAAAGAATTGTTTGTGTTGAAAGCTATTGCGCGTGGAAATAAGAATAAAGAAATTGCATTCGATATGGGAATAGCTGAACGAACAGTAAAAGCGTATTTAACAAATATATATAATAAATTAGGTGTTAATTCAAGGTCAGAAGCAGTAGCTGTATCTATTGAAAGGAAGTTAATTCATTTTTAA
- a CDS encoding YflJ family protein has product MYFGSKGWYVKELKKLGIRTYEGKKLESYRTHVLSSLLERMKKASA; this is encoded by the coding sequence ATGTATTTCGGAAGCAAAGGTTGGTATGTAAAAGAACTTAAAAAATTAGGTATCCGTACTTATGAAGGTAAAAAACTAGAATCTTATCGTACGCATGTGTTATCTAGTTTACTTGAGAGAATGAAGAAGGCTTCGGCTTAA
- a CDS encoding YhzD family protein, which translates to MGVYVLTVFEKDGSKALDESFEAATEKEAKAKGESILKEKGLYEKTHRCTSSAGKLVLFQR; encoded by the coding sequence ATGGGAGTATACGTTCTAACAGTCTTTGAAAAAGATGGTTCTAAAGCATTAGACGAATCATTCGAGGCGGCAACTGAAAAAGAAGCGAAAGCAAAAGGTGAATCTATTTTAAAAGAAAAAGGATTGTATGAGAAAACACATCGCTGCACATCTTCTGCAGGTAAGCTCGTTTTATTCCAGCGCTAA
- a CDS encoding metallophosphoesterase family protein, with the protein MKQVKFIHAADLHLDSPFKGMEMSVPQSVWERMKQSTFESFERIVDKAIQERVDFVLLAGDLYDAETRSLRAQVFVREQMKRLSQYDIPVFIIHGNHDHLGGSWAAIEFPENVHVFTEPYVEEKSFYKNGELLASIYGFSYLQQAVTDNMTAQYTKMSDAPFHIGMLHGSVEGDAEHNRYAPFQIRELKEKQFDYWALGHIHKREILSEEPYIIYPGNIQGRHRKETGEKGAYLIELTKQGSQCSFFHTADVVWDEIEVNIDGLETVDELMTSVSSAMNECRREEEGTLLTVVFTGQGPLSPYLRDEKRVEEIFHILASGEERKDFVYTMKWKNETVSFAEIERLKEENHFVGSVLKELEAFTNMDGVLRTIWTSPVARNSIESFTEEEKKEIQKEAENIILEQLFQQERDKK; encoded by the coding sequence GTGAAACAAGTAAAGTTTATACATGCGGCTGATTTGCATTTGGATAGTCCATTTAAAGGGATGGAGATGAGTGTACCGCAGTCTGTTTGGGAAAGAATGAAGCAAAGTACGTTTGAATCGTTCGAGCGTATTGTTGATAAAGCGATTCAAGAGCGCGTTGATTTCGTATTACTAGCCGGGGATTTGTATGATGCGGAGACGAGAAGTTTGAGAGCGCAAGTGTTTGTGCGCGAGCAAATGAAGAGACTTTCGCAGTACGATATCCCTGTTTTTATTATTCACGGTAACCACGATCATTTAGGGGGAAGCTGGGCAGCAATTGAGTTTCCGGAAAATGTTCACGTGTTTACGGAGCCTTATGTAGAAGAGAAATCATTTTATAAAAATGGTGAGTTGTTAGCTTCTATTTACGGTTTTAGTTATTTGCAGCAAGCGGTAACGGATAATATGACAGCGCAGTATACGAAAATGAGTGATGCGCCTTTTCATATTGGTATGCTTCACGGAAGTGTGGAAGGGGATGCAGAGCATAATCGCTATGCGCCGTTTCAAATTCGTGAGCTGAAAGAAAAGCAGTTTGATTATTGGGCTCTTGGCCATATACATAAACGTGAAATTTTATCAGAAGAGCCGTATATTATTTATCCGGGGAATATACAAGGTCGTCATCGTAAGGAGACAGGGGAAAAGGGTGCGTACCTTATTGAACTTACAAAACAAGGATCGCAATGTTCATTTTTCCATACGGCGGATGTTGTGTGGGATGAGATAGAAGTGAATATTGATGGACTTGAAACTGTTGATGAACTGATGACGAGCGTATCGAGTGCGATGAATGAATGCCGAAGAGAAGAGGAAGGGACGCTACTTACTGTCGTATTTACAGGACAAGGGCCACTTTCTCCTTATTTACGTGATGAAAAGCGCGTAGAAGAGATTTTTCATATTTTAGCATCTGGTGAAGAGCGAAAAGATTTCGTATATACGATGAAGTGGAAAAATGAGACAGTCTCTTTTGCAGAAATCGAGCGTTTGAAAGAAGAAAATCATTTCGTCGGTAGTGTGCTGAAGGAGTTAGAAGCTTTCACCAATATGGACGGTGTGTTGCGCACGATTTGGACATCTCCTGTAGCACGTAATAGTATTGAATCTTTTACAGAGGAAGAGAAGAAAGAGATTCAAAAGGAAGCAGAAAATATTATTTTAGAACAATTATTCCAGCAAGAGAGGGATAAGAAATGA